From the genome of Populus trichocarpa isolate Nisqually-1 chromosome 15, P.trichocarpa_v4.1, whole genome shotgun sequence, one region includes:
- the LOC7457584 gene encoding ultraviolet-B receptor UVR8 isoform X2, with protein MEEAKRDEEESKQQQIWSWGAGTEGQLGTGKLEDEYLPQLLHLPFLSSAESISTLACGGAHVIALTSGGRVFTWGRGTTGQLGHGEMLNSLHPKPVSSLQSCVITHVSAGWSHSGFVSDIGLLFTCGDGSFGQLGQGNYRSQSTPVKVDYFANNFVNQIACGMRHSLVLLNGNQVYGFGSGKRGQLGISRDKTKSINLPQVTCGLEDVQIVSISANGDHSAAISADGHLYTWGRGFAGASDANFPQLSLSSLRCTKAALGWNHGLLLTGDEEVLMLGGNYHGVLCDLEKMSAVKHRPDSPGTALNEVIGLDGVKVVKIAAGAEHSALVTVDGAIKTWGWGEHGQLGLGNTNDQTIPQTVSLIPDIQNKEASLNVYCGSGFTFAIRSLSVNPDNISRN; from the exons ATGGAAGAAGCTAAAAGGGATGAAGAAGAATCAAAACAGCAACAGATATGGAGTTGGGGGGCAGGAACGGAGGGACAGCTAGGCACAGGGAAGCTTGAAGATGAGTATCTCCCTCAACTCCTTCACCTTCCCTTTCTCTCCTCTGCTGAATCCATTTCCACTCTTGCTTGCGGCGGTGCTCATGTTATTGCCTTGACCTCTG GTGGGAGAGTGTTCACATGGGGCAGGGGCACAACTGGTCAGTTGGGCCATGGAGAGATGCTCAACAGCTTACACCCAAAGCCGGTCAGTTCCTTGCAGAGTTGTGTCATTACTCATGTCTCAGCTGGATGGAGCCATTCTGGGTTTGTCTCAG ACATAGGCTTGCTTTTTACTTGCGGGGATGGCTCATTTGGCCAGCTTGGGCAAGGGAATTACAGGTCGCAGAGTACTCCTGTTAAAGTCGACTACTTCgctaataattttgttaatcaGATTGCTTGTGGCATGCGCCATTCACTTGTCTTGCTTAATG GAAATCAAGTTTATGGTTTTGGTTCTGGAAAGCGTGGTCAACTGGGTATCTCCAGAGATAAAACCAAATCAATTAATCTTCCTCAAGTTACTTGTGGGTTAGAAGATGTCCAAATCGTTAGCATCAGTGCAAATGGAGATCACAGTGCTGCAATATCTG CTGATGGTCATTTATACACGTGGGGAAGGGGTTTTGCTGGCGCTTCGGATGCTAACTTTCCTCAGCTTTCACTTTCATCCTTGCGGTGCACCAAAGCTGCCCTTGGATGGAATCATGGCTTACTGTTGACAG GTGACGAGGAAGTACTTATGCTTGGTGGTAATTACCATGGGGTTCTTTGTGATCTTGAGAAAATGAGTGCAGTGAAGCATCGTCCTG ATTCACCCGGAACTGCTTTGAATGAAGTAATTGGTCTTGATGGGGTTAAAGTTGTGAAGATTGCGGCCGGAGCTGAGCACTCTGCTTTAGTGACAG TGGATGGAGCAATAAAGACATGGGGTTGGGGTGAACACGGTCAACTTGGCCTGGGGAATACAAATGATCAAACTATCCCTCAAACAGTCAGTCTAATCCCTGATATTCAGAATAAAGAAGCCTCCTTGAATGTTTACTGTGGTAGTGGTTTTACATTTGCCATAAGGTCACTCTCTGTCAATCCTGAcaatatttcaagaaattga
- the LOC7457584 gene encoding ultraviolet-B receptor UVR8 isoform X1 codes for MEEAKRDEEESKQQQIWSWGAGTEGQLGTGKLEDEYLPQLLHLPFLSSAESISTLACGGAHVIALTSGGRVFTWGRGTTGQLGHGEMLNSLHPKPVSSLQSCVITHVSAGWSHSGFVSDIGLLFTCGDGSFGQLGQGNYRSQSTPVKVDYFANNFVNQIACGMRHSLVLLNGNQVYGFGSGKRGQLGISRDKTKSINLPQVTCGLEDVQIVSISANGDHSAAISADGHLYTWGRGFAGASDANFPQLSLSSLRCTKAALGWNHGLLLTGDEEVLMLGGNYHGVLCDLEKMSAVKHRPEDSPGTALNEVIGLDGVKVVKIAAGAEHSALVTVDGAIKTWGWGEHGQLGLGNTNDQTIPQTVSLIPDIQNKEASLNVYCGSGFTFAIRSLSVNPDNISRN; via the exons ATGGAAGAAGCTAAAAGGGATGAAGAAGAATCAAAACAGCAACAGATATGGAGTTGGGGGGCAGGAACGGAGGGACAGCTAGGCACAGGGAAGCTTGAAGATGAGTATCTCCCTCAACTCCTTCACCTTCCCTTTCTCTCCTCTGCTGAATCCATTTCCACTCTTGCTTGCGGCGGTGCTCATGTTATTGCCTTGACCTCTG GTGGGAGAGTGTTCACATGGGGCAGGGGCACAACTGGTCAGTTGGGCCATGGAGAGATGCTCAACAGCTTACACCCAAAGCCGGTCAGTTCCTTGCAGAGTTGTGTCATTACTCATGTCTCAGCTGGATGGAGCCATTCTGGGTTTGTCTCAG ACATAGGCTTGCTTTTTACTTGCGGGGATGGCTCATTTGGCCAGCTTGGGCAAGGGAATTACAGGTCGCAGAGTACTCCTGTTAAAGTCGACTACTTCgctaataattttgttaatcaGATTGCTTGTGGCATGCGCCATTCACTTGTCTTGCTTAATG GAAATCAAGTTTATGGTTTTGGTTCTGGAAAGCGTGGTCAACTGGGTATCTCCAGAGATAAAACCAAATCAATTAATCTTCCTCAAGTTACTTGTGGGTTAGAAGATGTCCAAATCGTTAGCATCAGTGCAAATGGAGATCACAGTGCTGCAATATCTG CTGATGGTCATTTATACACGTGGGGAAGGGGTTTTGCTGGCGCTTCGGATGCTAACTTTCCTCAGCTTTCACTTTCATCCTTGCGGTGCACCAAAGCTGCCCTTGGATGGAATCATGGCTTACTGTTGACAG GTGACGAGGAAGTACTTATGCTTGGTGGTAATTACCATGGGGTTCTTTGTGATCTTGAGAAAATGAGTGCAGTGAAGCATCGTCCTG AAGATTCACCCGGAACTGCTTTGAATGAAGTAATTGGTCTTGATGGGGTTAAAGTTGTGAAGATTGCGGCCGGAGCTGAGCACTCTGCTTTAGTGACAG TGGATGGAGCAATAAAGACATGGGGTTGGGGTGAACACGGTCAACTTGGCCTGGGGAATACAAATGATCAAACTATCCCTCAAACAGTCAGTCTAATCCCTGATATTCAGAATAAAGAAGCCTCCTTGAATGTTTACTGTGGTAGTGGTTTTACATTTGCCATAAGGTCACTCTCTGTCAATCCTGAcaatatttcaagaaattga